The proteins below come from a single Rosa rugosa chromosome 2, drRosRugo1.1, whole genome shotgun sequence genomic window:
- the LOC133734336 gene encoding calcium-dependent protein kinase 2-like, which produces MGKCLSKSRDPEPQHNGYRSGGGAGQHYQKPHEPVVHQSKASVQQHHQLPEKRGMAAHQEPQPAWKPSVPARNPKPVLRPDTILGKPYEDVKLHYTLGKELGRGQFGVTYLCTENSSGRKYACKSISKRKLVTKNDKEDIKREIQIMQHLSGQPNIVEFKGSYEDKQSVHVCMELCAGGELFDRIIAKGHYSERAASAICRSIVSVVHICHFMGVMHRDLKPENFLLSSKDENALLKATDFGLSVFIEEGKVYRDIVGSAYYVAPEVLRRRYGKEIDIWSAGVILYILLSGVPPFWAESEKGIFDAILEGVIDFDSAPWPSISHSAKDLVRRMLTQDPKKRITSAQVLEHPWIKEEASDKPIDSAVLSRMKQFRAMNKLKKLALKVIAENLSEEEIHGLKAMFANMDTDKSGTITYDELKSGLARLGSKLTEAEVKQLMEAADVDGNGAIDYIEFITATMHRHKLERDEHLYKAFQYFDTDNSGFITRDELEKAMKEYGMGDEDTIRDIISEVDTDNDGRINYEEFCTMMRSGTQQQGKLF; this is translated from the exons ATGGGCAAGTGTCTAAGCAAAAGCAGAGACCCAGAGCCACAGCATAATGGGTACAGATCAGGAGGAGGAGCTGGACAACATTACCAAAAACCCCATGAGCCAGTTGTTCACCAATCCAAGGCCTCTGTTCAGCAACATCATCAATTACCAGAGAAGCGTGGCATGGCAGCCCATCAAGAACCCCAACCAGCTTGGAAGCCATCTGTTCCAGCCAGAAACCCCAAACCAGTTCTCAGGCCAGACACAATTCTGGGGAAGCCATATGAGGATGTTAAGTTGCACTACACCTTGGGAAAAGAGTTGGGTAGAGGGCAATTTGGGGTCACATATCTTTGTACTGAGAATTCAAGTGGGAGGAAATATGCTTGCAAGTCAATCTCAAAGAGGAAGCTGGTGACCAAAAATGACAAGGAGGATATAAAGAGGGAGATTCAGATTATGCAGCATTTGAGTGGGCAGCCAAACATTGTGGAGTTCAAGGGATCTTATGAGGATAAGCAGTCTGTGCATGTTTGTATGGAGCTTTGTGCAGGTGGTGAGCTTTTTGATAGGATTATTGCAAAGGGTCATTACAGTGAGAGAGCAGCTTCTGCAATATGCAGGTCTATTGTGAGTGTTGTGCATATCTGTCATTTCATGGGTGTGATGCATAGAGACCTCAAGCCTGAGAATTTCTTGCTGTCTAGCAAGGATGAGAATGCCCTTCTCAAGGCTACCGATTTCGGGTTGTCAGTGTTCATTGAAGAAG GAAAGGTGTATCGTGATATAGTTGGGAGTGCTTATTATGTTGCTCCAGAAGTGCTGCGGCGCAGATATGGCAAGGAAATAGATATCTGGAGTGCAGGAGTTATCCTGTATATTTTACTAAGTGGAGTACCTCCATTTTGGGCTG AATCGGAGAAGGGAATATTTGATGCCATATTGGAGGGAGTGATTGACTTTGATAGTGCACCATGGCCATCAATATCACACAGTGCTAAGGACCTGGTCCGGAGGATGCTGACACAAGACCCTAAAAAGCGAATTACTTCAGCTCAGGTCTTAG AGCACCCATGGATCAAAGAAGAAGCATCAGACAAACCCATAGACAGCGCAGTGCTTTCTAGAATGAAGCAGTTTAGAGCAATGAACAAACTGAAAAAACTTGCATTGAAG GTTATTGCTGAAAATCTTTCTGAAGAAGAAATCCATGGGCTTAAGGCAATGTTTGCAAACATGGATACTGACAAGAGTGGAACCATCACTTATGATGAATTGAAGTCAGGATTGGCTCGACTTGGCTCTAAGCTGACTGAAGCTGAAGTCAAGCAGCTAATGGAAGCT GCTGATGTGGATGGGAATGGAGCAATTGACTACATTGAATTCATTACTGCTACAATGCACAGACACAAGCTAGAGAGGGACGAACATCTTTACAAAGCTTTTCAATATTTTGACACAGACAACAGCGG GTTCATTACTAGAGATGAGCTAGAAAAAGCTATGAAAGAGTATGGTATGGGTGACGAAGACACAATTAGGGATATAATATCTGAAGTAGATACAGATAAT GATGGTAGGATCAACTATGAGGAGTTCTGCACGATGATGAGAAGTGGAACCCAACAGCAGGGCAAGCTATTCTAA
- the LOC133734337 gene encoding probable disease resistance protein RPP1 isoform X1, giving the protein MKSTWLRAVSICLVSSCIQEVCNMAGRTDQVPSSSGAGCSPPSSVPISYKHDVFLSFRGDDTRSNFTGHLHTALRNKGIKTFIDDGLKRGEDISRALFRAINDSRMSVIVFSENYAESPWCLDELVEILGCRESKGQMVRPIFYKVKPSDVRHLRGTFGKALAQHELNFEHDIMIVRRWGAALSEAANLSGWPVKDQNESRLIKRIVKEIADQVSNPKLSVDEIRDPLVVTAIDIIPRPPPPSVLQVNWSRPAEGYLKINYDGAYTVRKGGLGVVARDAKGRFVAAKCRLVNVESEGDVVAMAALEALCLAKELGWPRVCFEGDSVRVVNALQTSTASDESDTSSFSSFSSSSSSSSFGQIISEILYMSRSFQQSLFSLVHQKANVIAEKLATHALSNPEEKHWLVKPPTLLNYYLGQEYQSSG; this is encoded by the exons ATGAAAAGCACTTGGCTGAGGGCTGTTTCGATCTGTTTAGTTAGCTCTTGCATCCAAGAAGTTTGCAATATGGCTGGTAGAACTGATCAAGTACCCTCTTCTTCTGGTGCTGGTTGTTCTCCTCCTTCTTCAGTCCCCATTTCATACAAACACGATGTGTTTCTGAGTTTTAGAGGTGACGATACACGCTCGAATTTTACAGGGCATTTACACACAGCTTTGCGCAACAAAGGAATCAAGACCTTCATAGACGATGGGCTCAAAAGAGGAGAAGACATATCTCGAGCACTTTTCCGAGCAATCAATGACTCAAGGATGTCTGTCATCGTGTTCTCTGAAAACTATGCAGAATCACCATGGTGTTTGGACGAGCTTGTTGAGATCCTTGGATGTAGAGAATCAAAAGGACAGATGGTTAGGCCAATTTTTTACAAAGTGAAACCCTCTGATGTACGACACCTGAGAGGTACTTTTGGTAAGGCACTTGCCCAACATGAACTCAATTTTGAGCATGATATTATGATTGTGCGTAGATGGGGTGCAGCTCTTTCTGAAGCGGCGAATTTATCCGGCTGGCCCGTGAAGGATCA GAATGAATCTCGACTTATCAAACGTATCGTTAAAGAGATCGCAGATCAAGTATCTAACCCCAAGTTGTCCGTGGATGAAATCAGGGATCCACTTGTGGTAACAGCTATAGATATTATTCCAAGACCACCACCACCTAGTGTGCTGCAAGTCAATTGGTCCCGTCCAGCTGAGGGTTATCTTAAGATAAATTATGATGGTGCCTATACTGTGAGGAAGGGAGGATTAGGTGTGGTTGCTCGGGATGCGAAGGGACGTTTTGTGGCAGCAAAGTGCAGGTTGGTTAATGTTGAATCAGAGGGCGATGTGGTGGCTATGGCAGCACTTGAGGCTCTGTGTCTAGCTAAGGAACTGGGTTGGCCACGTGTTTGTTTTGAGGGTGACTCCGTACGTGTTGTGAATGCTCTGCAAACTTCTACTGCTTCTGATGAGTCCGACACTTCCTCCTTCTCCTCtttctcctcctcttcctcctcctcctcatttgGTCAGATCATTAGTGAGATTCTATATATGTCACGCAGCTTTCAGCAGTCTCTATTTTCTCTTGTTCACCAGAAGGCTAATGTTATTGCTGAGAAACTTGCCACACATGCTTTATCAAACCCCGAAGAAAAACATTGGCTTGTTAAGCCCCCTACTCTTCTCAACTACTATTTGGGTCAGGAATACCAATCTTCTGGATAG
- the LOC133734337 gene encoding uncharacterized protein LOC133734337 isoform X3, whose protein sequence is MKSTWLRAVSICLVSSCIQEVCNMAGRTDQVPSSSGAGHLHTALRNKGIKTFIDDGLKRGEDISRALFRAINDSRMSVIVFSENYAESPWCLDELVEILGCRESKGQMVRPIFYKVKPSDVRHLRGTFGKALAQHELNFEHDIMIVRRWGAALSEAANLSGWPVKDQNESRLIKRIVKEIADQVSNPKLSVDEIRDPLVVTAIDIIPRPPPPSVLQVNWSRPAEGYLKINYDGAYTVRKGGLGVVARDAKGRFVAAKCRLVNVESEGDVVAMAALEALCLAKELGWPRVCFEGDSVRVVNALQTSTASDESDTSSFSSFSSSSSSSSFGQIISEILYMSRSFQQSLFSLVHQKANVIAEKLATHALSNPEEKHWLVKPPTLLNYYLGQEYQSSG, encoded by the exons ATGAAAAGCACTTGGCTGAGGGCTGTTTCGATCTGTTTAGTTAGCTCTTGCATCCAAGAAGTTTGCAATATGGCTGGTAGAACTGATCAAGTACCCTCTTCTTCTGGTGCTG GGCATTTACACACAGCTTTGCGCAACAAAGGAATCAAGACCTTCATAGACGATGGGCTCAAAAGAGGAGAAGACATATCTCGAGCACTTTTCCGAGCAATCAATGACTCAAGGATGTCTGTCATCGTGTTCTCTGAAAACTATGCAGAATCACCATGGTGTTTGGACGAGCTTGTTGAGATCCTTGGATGTAGAGAATCAAAAGGACAGATGGTTAGGCCAATTTTTTACAAAGTGAAACCCTCTGATGTACGACACCTGAGAGGTACTTTTGGTAAGGCACTTGCCCAACATGAACTCAATTTTGAGCATGATATTATGATTGTGCGTAGATGGGGTGCAGCTCTTTCTGAAGCGGCGAATTTATCCGGCTGGCCCGTGAAGGATCA GAATGAATCTCGACTTATCAAACGTATCGTTAAAGAGATCGCAGATCAAGTATCTAACCCCAAGTTGTCCGTGGATGAAATCAGGGATCCACTTGTGGTAACAGCTATAGATATTATTCCAAGACCACCACCACCTAGTGTGCTGCAAGTCAATTGGTCCCGTCCAGCTGAGGGTTATCTTAAGATAAATTATGATGGTGCCTATACTGTGAGGAAGGGAGGATTAGGTGTGGTTGCTCGGGATGCGAAGGGACGTTTTGTGGCAGCAAAGTGCAGGTTGGTTAATGTTGAATCAGAGGGCGATGTGGTGGCTATGGCAGCACTTGAGGCTCTGTGTCTAGCTAAGGAACTGGGTTGGCCACGTGTTTGTTTTGAGGGTGACTCCGTACGTGTTGTGAATGCTCTGCAAACTTCTACTGCTTCTGATGAGTCCGACACTTCCTCCTTCTCCTCtttctcctcctcttcctcctcctcctcatttgGTCAGATCATTAGTGAGATTCTATATATGTCACGCAGCTTTCAGCAGTCTCTATTTTCTCTTGTTCACCAGAAGGCTAATGTTATTGCTGAGAAACTTGCCACACATGCTTTATCAAACCCCGAAGAAAAACATTGGCTTGTTAAGCCCCCTACTCTTCTCAACTACTATTTGGGTCAGGAATACCAATCTTCTGGATAG
- the LOC133734337 gene encoding uncharacterized protein LOC133734337 isoform X2 has translation MKSTWLRAVSICLVSSCIQEVCNMAGRTDQVPSSSGAGCSPPSSVPISYKHDVFLSFRGDDTRSNFTGHLHTALRNKGIKTFIDDGLKRGEDISRALFRAINDSRMSVIVFSENYAESPWCLDELVEILGCRESKGQMVRPIFYKVKPSDVRHLRGTFGKALAQHELNFEHDIMIVRRWGAALSEAANLSGWPVKDQDPLVVTAIDIIPRPPPPSVLQVNWSRPAEGYLKINYDGAYTVRKGGLGVVARDAKGRFVAAKCRLVNVESEGDVVAMAALEALCLAKELGWPRVCFEGDSVRVVNALQTSTASDESDTSSFSSFSSSSSSSSFGQIISEILYMSRSFQQSLFSLVHQKANVIAEKLATHALSNPEEKHWLVKPPTLLNYYLGQEYQSSG, from the exons ATGAAAAGCACTTGGCTGAGGGCTGTTTCGATCTGTTTAGTTAGCTCTTGCATCCAAGAAGTTTGCAATATGGCTGGTAGAACTGATCAAGTACCCTCTTCTTCTGGTGCTGGTTGTTCTCCTCCTTCTTCAGTCCCCATTTCATACAAACACGATGTGTTTCTGAGTTTTAGAGGTGACGATACACGCTCGAATTTTACAGGGCATTTACACACAGCTTTGCGCAACAAAGGAATCAAGACCTTCATAGACGATGGGCTCAAAAGAGGAGAAGACATATCTCGAGCACTTTTCCGAGCAATCAATGACTCAAGGATGTCTGTCATCGTGTTCTCTGAAAACTATGCAGAATCACCATGGTGTTTGGACGAGCTTGTTGAGATCCTTGGATGTAGAGAATCAAAAGGACAGATGGTTAGGCCAATTTTTTACAAAGTGAAACCCTCTGATGTACGACACCTGAGAGGTACTTTTGGTAAGGCACTTGCCCAACATGAACTCAATTTTGAGCATGATATTATGATTGTGCGTAGATGGGGTGCAGCTCTTTCTGAAGCGGCGAATTTATCCGGCTGGCCCGTGAAGGATCA GGATCCACTTGTGGTAACAGCTATAGATATTATTCCAAGACCACCACCACCTAGTGTGCTGCAAGTCAATTGGTCCCGTCCAGCTGAGGGTTATCTTAAGATAAATTATGATGGTGCCTATACTGTGAGGAAGGGAGGATTAGGTGTGGTTGCTCGGGATGCGAAGGGACGTTTTGTGGCAGCAAAGTGCAGGTTGGTTAATGTTGAATCAGAGGGCGATGTGGTGGCTATGGCAGCACTTGAGGCTCTGTGTCTAGCTAAGGAACTGGGTTGGCCACGTGTTTGTTTTGAGGGTGACTCCGTACGTGTTGTGAATGCTCTGCAAACTTCTACTGCTTCTGATGAGTCCGACACTTCCTCCTTCTCCTCtttctcctcctcttcctcctcctcctcatttgGTCAGATCATTAGTGAGATTCTATATATGTCACGCAGCTTTCAGCAGTCTCTATTTTCTCTTGTTCACCAGAAGGCTAATGTTATTGCTGAGAAACTTGCCACACATGCTTTATCAAACCCCGAAGAAAAACATTGGCTTGTTAAGCCCCCTACTCTTCTCAACTACTATTTGGGTCAGGAATACCAATCTTCTGGATAG